The Burkholderia latens genome segment CGACGCGATTGACCACGCGGAACAGCACCTCCGGTGCCGGCTGCGCGAAGCCGGGTTGAGTCGTGACCGGCGTGCTCATCGTTGCGGCTCCCCGTCGGCGTGCCATTGCGGCGCGCGTTTGCCGAGAAACGCGGCCACCCCTTCGCGCGGATCGCGCGTGTCGAACAGGTCGACGAAGCGCTCGCGCTCGACCGCCAGCGCCGCGCTGCGCGGCACGCCGCGGCGTGCGAGCCCGATCAGTTCCTTGCTGTACGCAACCGCATGCGGGCTCTGCCGCGCGACCTTGCGCGCGAGCGCCAGCGCCGCGTCGCGTGCGGCGCCGCTTTCGACTACGTCCTCGACGAGGCCGATCCGCAGCGCGGTGGCCGCATCGACGCGCGTACCGGCGAGGATGATTTTCTTCGCCCAGCCTTCGCCGACGAGCCAGGGCAGCGTCTGCGTGCCGAGGCCGCAAGGCAGCAAGCCGACCGACGGCTCGGGCAGCGCCATTTGCGCGTGCGTCTCGGCGATCCGCAGATCGCAAGCGAGCGCGCATTCGAGGCCGCCGCCCATCGCATAGCCGTTGATCGCCGCGATCGTCACGACGCGCGCATCGTGCAGCGCCTCGAACGCCGCGCCGAAACGCGCGGCCATCGCGCGCGCAACCGCACGGTCGCCGTCGGCGAACGTGTTCAGGTCGGCGCCCGCGCTGAAGAACTTCGGGCCGTCGCCGGTGATCACCAGCGCGCGCACGCGCGGGTCCGCATTCAGTTCGGCGACGGTTGCCTGCAGTTGCTGCAGCCCGTCGGCGGTAAAGGCGTTCGCGGGCGGACGCTTGAGCGTCGCGCACGCGATCGCGCCGTCGTCGACGTAGTCCAGTTCGATCATCACGCGTCCTTCTTCGTGGCCGGTTGGTACAGGCGTATCACCGCCGAGAAATCGAGCTGCCCGTCGCCGCGGCTGCTCATGGTCTGGTACAGCTGCTGCGCGAGCGCGCCGAGATAGACGGGCTGGCGCGCCTGCTTCGCCGCATCGTTCGCGAGACCGAGATCCTTCAGCATCAGGTCGGTGCCGAAGCCGCCGCTGTAACCGCGCGACGACGGCGCGGTGTCGATCACGCCCGGATACGGGTTGTAGGTGTCGGAACTCCAGCAGCGGCCCGTCGACGTGTTGACGATGCCGGCAAGCACCTTCGGGTCGATGCCGAGCGCGACGCCGAGCGACATCGCTTCCGACACGGCCGCCATCGAAATGCCGAGCACGAGGTTGTTGCAGACCTTCGCGACCTGCCCCATCCCCGTCGCGCCACAGTGGACGATGTTCTTGCCCATCCCTGCGAGCACGGGCTTCACGCGCTCGAAATCCGCATCGCTGCCGCCGACCATGAACGTCAGCGTGCCGGCAGCGGCGCCGCCCGTGCCGCCCGACACCGGCGCATCGACGAACGCGCCGCCGTGCTCGCGCACGAGCGCGCCGAACGCCTGCGCGCTCGCCGGGTCGATCGTGCTCGAATCGATGACGGTTGCGCCCGCGCCGAGGCCGGCCAGCACGCCGTTCTCGCCGGCGAGCACCGAGCGCACGTGCGGCGCGGCCGGCAGCATCGTGATCACGAACGCCGCGCCCGTCGCCGCGTCGCGCGGCGACGCAGCCACCTGCGCGCCGGCGTCCTGCAGCGCGCGCAATGCATCGGCGCTCAGGTCGAACGCATGCACGTCATGGCCGGCCTTCAGCAGGTTCAGCGCCATCGGCGCACCCATGTGGCCCAACCCGATAAATCCGATTTTCATGTTCGTCTCCTGCGCGGCTCAATGCAGCCGGATCGTCGTGTTCACCGGCGCGGCCGTGGTGTCGTCGTCGAACCAGCGTGCGGTCACCGTCTTCGTCTGCGTATAGAACTGCACGACCTGCTTGCCGTACGGGCCGAGATCGCCGAGCTTCGAGCCGCGCGAACCGGTGAAGCTGAAGAACGGCACCGGCACCGGAATCGGGATGTTGATGCCGACCTGGCCGACGTCGATCTCGCTCTGGAACTTGCGCGCGGCCGCGCCGCTCTGCGTGAAGATGCCCACGCCGTTGCCCATCGGATTCGCATTGACCAGCGCGATCGCGTCGTCGAGCGTGTCGACTTCCA includes the following:
- a CDS encoding enoyl-CoA hydratase is translated as MIELDYVDDGAIACATLKRPPANAFTADGLQQLQATVAELNADPRVRALVITGDGPKFFSAGADLNTFADGDRAVARAMAARFGAAFEALHDARVVTIAAINGYAMGGGLECALACDLRIAETHAQMALPEPSVGLLPCGLGTQTLPWLVGEGWAKKIILAGTRVDAATALRIGLVEDVVESGAARDAALALARKVARQSPHAVAYSKELIGLARRGVPRSAALAVERERFVDLFDTRDPREGVAAFLGKRAPQWHADGEPQR
- the mmsB gene encoding 3-hydroxyisobutyrate dehydrogenase, producing MKIGFIGLGHMGAPMALNLLKAGHDVHAFDLSADALRALQDAGAQVAASPRDAATGAAFVITMLPAAPHVRSVLAGENGVLAGLGAGATVIDSSTIDPASAQAFGALVREHGGAFVDAPVSGGTGGAAAGTLTFMVGGSDADFERVKPVLAGMGKNIVHCGATGMGQVAKVCNNLVLGISMAAVSEAMSLGVALGIDPKVLAGIVNTSTGRCWSSDTYNPYPGVIDTAPSSRGYSGGFGTDLMLKDLGLANDAAKQARQPVYLGALAQQLYQTMSSRGDGQLDFSAVIRLYQPATKKDA